The Zingiber officinale cultivar Zhangliang chromosome 2A, Zo_v1.1, whole genome shotgun sequence genomic sequence tattgATAGGTCCAAAAGATCTGAGTCTTGAAGTAGGGGTcgtcgaagactccgaaccaagtaaatcaactgTGTTCTATTTTCCACtttcatatttagttttatttcgcTACGCACTTGCTTTTTAAAAACTGAAAAAGACTCGTTTTTAAATAcacgtgattcatcccccccccccacGTGTTGACGGCcccacaagtggtatcagagtgtgGTCGCTCTAAATTGGTGAAACTATCATAAgagtattttgtttctttttcaaaaatatatattttgtttttgagtacaaaatatttttctcaaaattagtgcAACATCATTAGAggtttttttttacatttattctctcacactactaatcccaagataaAGTCTTGGAAATTGCTTCTTGTATATATCTCTTGCAAGTATATCAAGGTCTCATCGAGAATGACAAAGCATCCACGatccaccaccatacgatcaagaataTTTCAACTATTGGAGGCGAGCAATGGAATGACTTTAAGGAAGTgtaaattttgataatttattgaTATTGAAAAAGCCTTCTcgaattagttgaaccaaatggTAACTAAGTtgatttataatattttacctaacaatgttatATGTAGattagaaaaatacaagaattcaTACGAgttttggacccagttgatcaagcttcacaagGAACCGTTGAAGCTGGAAGATTAAGTCAGAATTATATTAGGGGTTATGATTCAGATTAATATATCCAATTGCCTATGAATTCTTTATTACGATGCATGGAAAGAGAACAAAGAACGGAAGTAAAGATTGGTGGTGTTTGAGTGAACTGAATTCTCTTTTCCTCACTTCCATTCATTGGCCTTTTTTGCAAACAAGGAAGCAAGAacatttttgtatatttttttcatcTTACTTCTTTCTTATCCCAACATGCTTTAGTGGAATAAAACTGATTCTTATGTCTTAGCTTGAGTCAAAATAAGTGCACTTAATACTTTGAAGAGTTTTTCTCATTTAGATGAAGTTATTTGTGTCTTGTGTTTCTTTTGCTCATATTTCTAGCTTGCTTGCACATGTATCCTACTTTTCCATTATGAGAATATTAAAAAGTCTCATTTGAATTTGTCCCAATAGATTTGTTTATTAAATTGGATGTTCTCCTTAATTTATTGAGAAATATTTCATTTCTATAAGTAGGTTGGAATTTCATTTGCATTAAGTTCCTAACAAAAAGTACGTAAATTCAATAGATCCCTCTTTTCTGTTTGCTTCGAattttgaggtgactaatccaaagatccattTTCCTCGCTCATAGTATACTATAAAATCCTCCTTCTacgaggcggagaagcctcttacaagcaaATACACAAACGAGTACTAAATACAACGAGAAATACAACaataataaggaaataaatacaataatgaaggacctttgctcttgatctcttATTGTTGTGGATCGCCTCTTGATGCTTGGAAATACAGTAGCACTTTACTCCAAGAGCCTTTAAGAACTAACGGAAAGAATCAGAGAAGAAGTGTTCGTTTGAATCTTCACAAACGTCTTTACACCTCACGATTTAGGATTTCCAATTGATTGACCTTACCCCTAATTGATGCCACATAAGATTGGAGAACATCCTGTCATCCAAACCTCGCAACGACTCTTTTCTTCGTCTcctaattgatcagctgatcgattaagcTCCTCTTGATTGATCACCCAATCAATCTTGCTCTCACGAGGAAGCTACTGTGCTTCATGACAAAAACAcgtccaatcgatcacctgatgtAGCTCAATCGATCTAGAAGATCTTTATTTGTCATGAGCTTttcccaatcgattacctaatcgattgggtTAAGGGTGAATCGATCACTTTATTGATTCACCATGCTTTTGTGCATTGTGAAGAAAACACGCTCAATCAATCCATTGATCAATTGGGGCAACtcttaatcgatcagtggatataTTGAGAATGCCTTTGCATTATAGAGAAGTGTTgtcaatcgatccgctgatcgattgacacATCactcaatcgatcacttgatcgaatGTCCAACCCTAACTTGGTTAATCCAAGTTTAAGGTTCCATTGCCTAATCTTtggtcaatcatgacctgttaggacttctctaccaagtgtccggtcaaccttttgactcacttggactttgtcAACTTCTTGTTAGATTTCTGATCACCAAGTATGGttctccttgactcacttggatttttctcttatCTAATCGTAGTTAGGACTTAACCTTGCTAACATGCGGtctcccttgacccacttggagttCCCTTtacctaactacagttaggactttcctttaccaacGTACGAtcctccttgatctacttggactttactTTCCTAACcacagttaagactttccttGTCAACatatggtcctccttgacccacttggactttccttggcAACGTGcggtccttcttgacccacttggattttcctttgctTAACCACAATTAAGACTTTCCTTACCAACGTGTAattctccttgatccacttgcactttcctttgcctaactatAGTTAAGATTTTCCTTGCCAACGTGCGgtcctctttgacccacttggacttttcttgttaatgtacggtcctccttgacccacttgaatttttcttACCAATGTGTAGTCTTCcctgatccacttggactttccctttgcTTAACCCTCGAGTTAGAACTTGTCTTgcataacctctagttaggactttcccaatcaagtactggttctccttgacctacttgacctttctCATATATTGTCCAACAACATATtattcaaacatcaaaattcaagctCGAATCCACTCTAGCTTGGTCAAATTGGTCAACATTGACCCGGGGGccgattgcactaacaatctctcactttttgatatttgacaatatatttaagttagggtaacccaTATTAATCCAACTCCAACTGCATCCCATGCTCGAAGTATGAATGtgaatttctaacttaaaccacacattttctctccctttgacatacatcaaaaactcttctccTTAAGAGTCAATTTGTCAAAGGAACGCAATGAAAGTCCTATACTTTTCATTGTATcctatgctcacccttgagcatatatcgcatgctcaaccttgagcctaTATCATATGCTCACCCTAGAGCACCCTTATATTTACAATGAAGATTTCCAATCTTTCATTGTTTTCAATGCTCATCTTTGAGCACTCATAACAATGAAGGTTCTCAACCTTCCATTGTTTCCTTATCCCCTAAAAGATAAATCATGTCTTTTAAGGAGAAACTCCTTTCAAAATATGCACCAAACTTCTATTATTGCACCAACATGACCTGAAATTCCTAAACCTTTTAAGaaacaaaaaatttaaagttttgaggttcaaaatttaactttgaactaAACCTCCTCCTACACTCCAAGTTAATCTTCTTTAACCATTCATTTCTTGTTAACATCACAAAAACCTACCCTTAAATACTAATAAATACATTCCTTAGGGTTAAGGATGGTTAACATGACTAAACAAGGCTTAATGAACTGAAATCATATTATTTCAGTCAAAACCAGCCTTTTCAATCAATTGAAGttgggtttcaatcgattgaagacaCCTTAGCTCATCGAGTCAGGGGGTTCTTAATCAATCACTTGATGATTCTGTGAGCTTTTGTGCTCACGGAAATTACttttaatcgattgaccaattaaTTTACGCATCAAttgacattttaaatttttttttgattttgtattcagactgaatttcagaaatttttaaataattctatgattttttaaaaattataaaattttatgtagacattatttatgtcatatactatcaagaaaaaatattttttttttataaaaatagttctcattttcaaagatttgagACAAttgaaaaacttcaatgtttcactctattttgtatttaactaatcaatggtgattcttatcaaaagatggacttcaccaaggtttttcaaagtgattttaaaatgtttttcaaaataaatttctaactatgttctttgggctaaatgcatatgacttgtagATTCGCTTTTCCAATAATTGGATTTCACATAGACTATTGGTTAGATGATAATAAAACTCCAAAAAATAAGATAAATCAACACCTTGAATTTTATTCATCTTTCTAACATCTTATTTGTATCTAATTGTCTcaaaaacatatacaagtcaaatctatagttcttgtgagatgtaCAATAAATTtttcctaaactaagggatcatgcatatctatctagacatttaaactttgatcatccaagctaggatgtcaattgatgtcattgtccttaattacaaggaatttaaaataatacataaAAATAATTATGACATACTTGAatgcatatttttttaaaagaaaaataatcatGAATAATGATGTATATATGTGGTAAAAGGCGAAATCGCTCACCTCCAGCGCTCCCGCCGCACCCGACCCCAGACCATCAcgagggagataaatcacggCAGCCGAGAGGGCAAGTggtggtggggtgagttgcacagggtcCGGAGATTTATGCCTCGACAGCCCTGCGGTTCGACCCTGCGACCTCATGTGGCAATCATGCCACCACTTACCATCTCGGATGACCTGCGGGGTCGAATAATGATGTATGTATGATGTGATATATGAAAATTTTCATAAACTTATATGaatattaaatatgatgtcatagcATATGATGGACATATAATCATGGAAGTTTTACTATAAAGGAAATACctaaattatctatctaagtatcactaACTAATCGCTAAATTTAAGAATAAACCTAAGTTTCCCTATCTTCGAAAGAACttgccaaaatctcaacttgacatttATTTGCCTTCTAACctaattgtaatttaattaagttcaaatcttcaaattttgacacatctTACTCTTCTAAGGAGTGAACTTTAAACCTTCATTTTCAAGGTGTAGCAATACCTTGAAAATGTCttaaagtgtcaactttatcaaggttgggttaactattcctccaattagagttgacactctctaaactcatatagggtgtagagaacacactcttagaaACCCAAAATCTGTTAGTGTTCCTTGGGTGTTCTAAGTATTCATTAGTGATAATTTTCCttaataccttcctaatgaccttcttaggcttcttagaaacttTGGTCACACTAGATTCCTCacgatcaactctagggataacctcccttgtgaccttcttaatgactttcttaggcttagggttagttccatagttATATAAAATTCTATGGTATGAGGGCACACATTCTCCTTGGCTTTTGGTTAGTATCCCAGATCTCTCTTGCCATTTGATAACCCATgttttcctaaacctaggtttgaCTTCTCTGACCCTTTGACattatttgttattttctttagggTCCTCGATAATttttcaagtcttgacctcaagacttgattttctagtCTTAAGtcctcaaattttgaatttacttGATTTCCttaagcatttttatttttaagcataTACCTAAATTCTTAGAATTCTTGCACAAattgttatctacctttctaaccttagatgaggtagtcGTAGCATGAAATAACTTGAAATTATCCTTagatttttcatgtttttttattttcataaaaataacattaaaatgatagatTTTTTTCTAGTctgctttttattattattaaaaaaataccaTTAACTAATTATACATTAGTTTTGTTCTCGGAGGCTcttcttgacttgagttttcaattCTCTTCTTGGTCGAATCTCTTTCCCTTGAATATTGGTTCCGATAATGTCTTTTTTGATTGCATATGAAGCACACAATGCGCTCCTTACATTTGCATATCATGGTTAAGGCCTCCTTTGACTTCTCCTTTTCCTTGGGTGTCATTTGGatcttcttattcctcaatttagaatacttgctcttgtaatgtcctcTTTCTCTACATTCAaaacaaataatatgatctttatttttaatgCACGAAATTAATATACACAATCTGTGCTTTCTTGATTTATACACCatcttctttctcattgactctggATAATGAAACTTCTTCTTATTCCGATGTCAAAGATTGACTCTCATCCTCAATCCTTAAGGTAAATGCTTTTTCTTTATCCTCGAATATTATGCATCTCTCAACTTTTGAACCCTCGCATATATGATATAAAGAGTTTTCTTCTTTACATTTTACTCCACTTTATCCAGAGATTGGATCTCACATCACATAATTGAGAGGCCAACAAATGGTTTAAAATGCCTAAGGCAAGTATGTTAGTTCACTTTTTATATGCCCCATAAACCCCCTCATGAGCCCCAAGTTCTCTCGTGCGATTAGAATGAGGTGTCTCAATTTCTCATTTAAGACATCACTTGATTTTCATGGTATTGTCAACAGTTACACGTGGGACCGAACCAATGATTTCCTTGGACATCGTTTCTTATTGGAACACCTCAGCCAGTCTAGAATTAGTTATTCTCTAATATAATGACAAATAGGTAAATTTCTAGTTAATAATACTTTACTCTCAAACTGTTATAAATTTCTCTTGTTAGTCTCTGACTTTTCATTTTGGATCAAACCAGTCTGCCCTAGGTTTCTAATTGATTGCTAGAAGCCACCTATTTAGAAAAGGCAATTAATTAACGATTGACTGTAATTGTTTCGTCATCAATTATTAATGTTTATAATAATGCTGTAATACTTGATTTTGGCTATGTTTGTTATGAATCTCAAGTTTTAGGTTATTTCTAGTAATTAACCATTTCTAAAGGAATACATAATTTACATGGGATTCCCCTCACATTCAAGGAAGGTTGTTGCCTTTGATCACATCGCAGGTATTTGTTCTTTCTACTGATGAAAACCTCAACTGGCTAATCAAGTCCTCCCGTAATCTCTTTAGAAACTGTCTACAGGGTGTGATATGACTGCATCACCTTTTTAAGACCGCTATTGGTTCTTCCTTACACCGTTAGTTTGTTGTTGCTATTATGATGATTCATATATTCGATGGAAAATGATAATTTCAATTCATTGATTATTTCTATAATGATTGATTTGGctccataaaatttttttattagtaaTCAGAGTAAATCGAGAAGTGCACGTGATGGTCAGTCCATAAACGTAGCATCATTTGATTACGCCCCGCctctcatttgaagaaaaaattcctataaatacatCGTAACTGAGATTCAAACTATAGATACTTAGATGATAACCTGAATATCTTACCGCACAACATGATCCCGAGATTTTATATATACGATGGAAGCAAATGCAGATGGTAGCATTTGCTTGGACATTTTACAGAATCAGTGGAGTCCTATGTACGATGTTGCAGCCATCCTCACTTCGATACGGGCAAGTCATAGTTTAAAGAAAAtagctttttttttttagtaaataAGCAATACATTTTGAGATATCATATTTCTTGATTCAAAGCTAACCAATTACCCATTGTTATGTAGAAAAAATTGCAAATTGATAAAAGAAAATATATTGTCTTATCGgaatttgttttcttccttgatgCTTTCATTAGTCGCTAGTCAATGTAATAGGAGATTCACCTTAAATTATATAGTTATTGGCTAAGATAGCGAACATCAATATCGAGCCTTTTACATTTGAATTATAAGTTATTGGCTAAGATAGCGAACATCAATATCGAGCCTTTCACATTTGAATTATAAGTTATTGGCTAAGATAACAACTATATCGAGCCTTTTACATTTGAATTATAAATGTACCAAATCATCATGAATAAACTTAGTATATGTCTTGGTAGAAGTTATTATGTTTGTTCAATTCATATAAAgtcaattaaatgaacaaatttaaacaattcattaaattaaataagtAAGTTTGAACACATGTGTTTAGCTTATTAATATTAGTGCACAATGTTTACAAACAAAACTCGTAAATCATATTCatcaatatgataaataaataaagaaacttgTGAATGAGCAAACAAATTTGTATTATCAAAACTTAAtaactttaaaactataaaatttttaaacaattaaacaagcttgaaccgGGAAGGGAAGCCTTgatgcaatggtaaagttgttatcCTGTGATGACCAAAAGGTTACGGGTTTGAAtcctagaaacaacctcttgtaaaaagtagggtaaggttgcgtacaatagatccttccccgggatccTGTATGacgagagcttcgtgcaccggactgcctTTTAAACAAGCTTGAACTAAGAGTTGGATAACATCTAAACAACCAAGTTTGATCAAGCTCAAGctcgtaaaaaaaaaaatcaaactaagtTTGAATAActattttaataatttgattcaTTTTAGACTCAACTTAACTctattatcttatcaaacaagtttggGCATCATAAAAATTGACTTGAGGTTTAAAGCCCTATTTTACATATTCTCATATGGGCATTTTTTTCCCCCTCTCATTTAGCGGTCAGTGTTTTCCAACTTCCCTGCTTCAATCTTGCAAATGTTTAAAGTAATAAACCATTTGACAACCAAAGATTTACAGTAATCTCTCTTTGCAGTCACTTCTTTGCGATCCAAATCCGAACTCGCCTGCAAATTCTGAGGTTGCTCGGACGTCCAGCGAGAACAAGCACGAATACAACCAGTAAGTTCGTGATATTGTGGAGCAGGCTGGCCAGCCGATTGATCATAGGAATCGGTCTTGTTTAGCAAGCCACATGTTTATACCAGGGAAGTcccctcggatgagtctagtggttagtgcatgaggtgttgtcacaatgAGGTTTAGGGTTCGAAtatcggcaaagccgaggtaaatacctcccttatgtgctagtcactattccaaaagctagtagccgcccgtgatttatctcctccgtgttgaccttgggacggattgacgggggcgctggagaggagcgtattcatcttttaccacaaTGTTTGTACCAGGAAACTCTTATACCATGATTTGTATCGAATAGTTGCCCATGTATTGATATTCTGAAGCCCTTTGAGATGTTCTTCTATGGATATATAGCTGAACCAGAATTCTCATGCTCTtgttttctagttttttttttttatttccaagcCTACTGCAAGTACAGCTTGTTTTTGTTATATTAACAGAAGCTCAATATTTTCATCACTTATCCAAAAAATAATACCGAACTGCCTCATCATTCTTTATTAAGCATGTTCATCGGTGGTTCGACGCCTTTGGCTCTTTATTAAGCTTGTTCTTGATTAAGGATGCAAAAGAATCGAGCTGATTCGACACCTTTAAATCACGATACTCTCCCCAAATCCCCAACAAAAGGTCTTATTACTTTGGATAGAAACAAACATGGCACATCAGCTAATGAAACAATCATAACAATTCAATGGACAGCAAAATTTCAAAGAAACAAATTAAAGAGATAGGCAACGATCCACAGCTCGATCGTATCAGTCAACTGGCCTCTGCATCATTAGAGTCCggcaaggaagatgaagaagaagaagatcgaaAGCATGAGAGTTGCGGGTGATTTATTAGCGACAGCATCTGAGGCTGTGGCCGGAGTTGCCGGAGTAGCCTTCGACCCGCCCTCTGTTCTCGGAGGTGATATTGTAGATGGGGTCGCCGGAGCGGGATCGGCGGGGGCCTCTGGTGTCGCCGGCGAAGGGGTCGGAGATTTTGCTCCAGCTGCCATAGGCTAGTTAGTACGCAACTCATGACACGACAGAAACGGAAAGAGATCGCTTACCGTTGCACTCGCTCACTGGCGGAGTTTGGACCTTGCAGGCGCCGGGCATCGCCAACGCCCGCGTCTGGTTGACGGTGACGCCGAACGAGGATCCGCCGCCGTTGAGAACCGAGCAGAGGCACTCCGGCTGCGACTGGACGACGGTGGCCAGCTGCGAGCAGCAGGCGGGGGAGGGCGCGGTGGCGTTGCCGGTGATGTAGTTGAGGCAAGGCGCGAGGCCGATGATGGCACTGGTGCAGCCGGCCGAAGACTGCGCGGCCGCAGTCCCTAAGAGCACGGCCACGATGAAGCCGGCGACGGCTACGAGCTCGTGCGTGTGATCCATGTCGTCGGAGTTCAGGTTAATATGTTTGGAGTGAGATTGGAGGATCAGAACTAGTGAATTTAAATAGTGTTCTTGTGGTTGATGTGGGTGACCAACTCTTGTTCCTAATTTGTTTGCTTGCCACTTTGAACAGCAATCAGTTTTGAGTTGTTATAGAAATATGCATATATTATTTGTTGACTCATGATTGAAGTATCTATGTGGGTGGATGGTTAGCTAACTCCAACAACTTAGATTCTCAAATTTTATATATGTGATATAAAATTTGAGAAACCGTTAACGAGGAATCACCCACTGTGATCTTTTTCTCAATCTGAAGTTGTCACGAAGCTAAAAATATTGTGAAATTCAAACAAGCTAAAAAATATGACGGTGAGTGATCCCgtctggaagctgagtcggacaaaGACGGACTGCGCTGTCCTCGAGGTTGACTGAAAGTTGTTGTGAAGCCGGGTCGATCTGACACCTGCCGGGAGGGCTTACACGCGCGAATGACGGGGGATGATGATGCAGATGATGACGCGAaggccctgcgcacactcaggcAAGCTGCCTCTGCGTTAGAGatcaagaaccagggaaaaactCCCCAGGT encodes the following:
- the LOC122040221 gene encoding non-specific lipid transfer protein GPI-anchored 5-like gives rise to the protein MDHTHELVAVAGFIVAVLLGTAAAQSSAGCTSAIIGLAPCLNYITGNATAPSPACCSQLATVVQSQPECLCSVLNGGGSSFGVTVNQTRALAMPGACKVQTPPVSECNAGAKSPTPSPATPEAPADPAPATPSTISPPRTEGGSKATPATPATASDAVANKSPATLMLSIFFFFIFLAGL